From the genome of Synergistaceae bacterium, one region includes:
- a CDS encoding type II toxin-antitoxin system HicB family antitoxin — protein MKYIYTAVFSENNDGYVVEFPDLPGCHTCGDTLNQAVNMARDALCLWLYDMEERKTEIPPASYPNALSTSADDFLLAISVDTDEYRRYFENKLVKKTLTIPS, from the coding sequence ATGAAATATATTTATACGGCTGTGTTCAGCGAGAATAACGATGGCTATGTTGTGGAATTTCCAGATCTCCCCGGCTGTCACACCTGCGGCGATACGCTTAATCAGGCTGTGAACATGGCGCGCGATGCGCTATGTCTGTGGCTTTACGATATGGAAGAACGGAAGACGGAAATTCCGCCGGCCAGTTATCCAAATGCGCTCTCGACCAGTGCCGACGATTTCCTTCTGGCCATCTCGGTGGATACCGACGAATACCGCCGGTACTTTGAAAACAAGCTGGTGAAAAAAACGCTCACTATCCCCTCATGA
- a CDS encoding amidohydrolase family protein: MKKIDTHIHFAPEIPHFTELAQASRHEYTASHLAGVFAELDIVHAVVMGNRGLRPGSFDDYPAFLSYCAGLHKENLEPDVLPESIALAEENLRSPRCVGLKIYAGYCPLNLNDPIYFPFYELAATYQKPVAVHTGTTAHPRAFQKYSHPLQLDDVAVLYPQVQFVMCHFGNPWLMDAAAVLEKNENVVADLSGLLVGYLDMPVFTQEQAGYIQQLKTWIAYVDDYDKFMYGTDWPLANMRNYIDFITMLIPERHLENVFYNNAARVYAPRVK, translated from the coding sequence ATGAAAAAAATCGACACCCACATTCACTTCGCGCCGGAGATCCCGCATTTCACGGAATTGGCACAGGCTTCCCGCCACGAATACACAGCATCCCACCTCGCCGGCGTGTTCGCCGAGCTGGACATCGTCCATGCCGTCGTCATGGGCAATCGTGGGTTGCGGCCCGGCAGTTTCGACGACTATCCGGCGTTTCTGAGCTACTGCGCCGGTTTGCATAAGGAGAATCTTGAGCCCGACGTGTTGCCCGAATCCATCGCGCTTGCCGAAGAAAATTTGCGTTCTCCGCGCTGTGTCGGTCTGAAAATCTATGCCGGATACTGCCCGCTGAATCTGAACGACCCCATTTATTTTCCGTTCTACGAATTGGCCGCCACGTATCAAAAACCTGTGGCCGTGCATACCGGCACGACCGCTCATCCGCGAGCGTTTCAGAAGTACAGTCACCCGCTCCAGCTGGACGATGTCGCCGTCCTCTATCCGCAGGTGCAGTTCGTCATGTGCCACTTCGGCAATCCCTGGCTGATGGATGCGGCGGCCGTTCTTGAGAAAAACGAAAACGTGGTCGCCGACCTCTCCGGCCTTCTGGTCGGATATCTGGACATGCCCGTGTTCACACAGGAACAGGCGGGGTATATTCAGCAGCTGAAAACATGGATTGCCTATGTGGACGACTACGACAAGTTCATGTATGGCACGGACTGGCCGCTGGCAAATATGCGAAATTATATTGATTTTATCACCATGCTTATACCTGAGCGCCATCTGGAAAACGTCTTTTACAACAACGCCGCCCGGGTTTACGCGCCACGCGTAAAATAA
- a CDS encoding thermonuclease family protein, with product MRIDVNIPETKHPTKDVEPYGPEASDFTRLLF from the coding sequence ATGCGTATTGACGTGAACATCCCTGAGACGAAACACCCGACAAAGGACGTTGAACCTTACGGACCAGAAGCCTCGGACTTCACGAGATTGCTTTTTTAA
- the ybaK gene encoding Cys-tRNA(Pro) deacylase, with translation MGKSETNKNKTNVSRILDKLGIAYSSHSYDGSDGKFDGVSVALKIGRPVEMIYKTLILQGTDGEYYVFVVPGAEKIDLKLAAKAVGVKSIDMLPVTDINAVTGYIRGGCSPVGMKKRYPTVLDASCLKLERMIVSAGKIGAQVELAPADLIRATDARVAAVTEKASKELVAASEKQR, from the coding sequence ATGGGCAAATCGGAAACGAATAAAAACAAAACGAATGTGAGCCGTATTTTGGACAAACTGGGGATCGCCTACAGTTCCCACAGCTACGATGGGTCGGACGGAAAATTCGACGGGGTTTCCGTGGCCCTGAAGATCGGACGGCCTGTGGAAATGATCTACAAAACTCTGATTTTGCAGGGAACTGACGGAGAATATTACGTCTTCGTCGTTCCGGGGGCGGAAAAAATCGATTTAAAACTGGCGGCAAAAGCCGTCGGCGTCAAATCCATCGATATGCTTCCCGTGACCGACATCAACGCCGTGACGGGCTATATCCGGGGCGGGTGTTCTCCTGTCGGGATGAAGAAGCGCTACCCGACCGTTTTGGACGCTTCCTGTCTGAAATTGGAGAGAATGATCGTCAGCGCCGGAAAAATCGGCGCGCAGGTAGAATTGGCTCCCGCCGACCTGATACGGGCGACCGACGCCCGAGTCGCCGCGGTCACCGAGAAGGCGTCGAAAGAGCTGGTCGCGGCCTCAGAAAAGCAGAGATGA
- a CDS encoding GNAT family N-acetyltransferase has protein sequence MAAWDGAWSEEDNLAGLQKQLNHYAEHGFGRWAVVLKETNVVIGICGLQYCETDRENVPEIGYLFNRRYWRKGYATEAAVAVREYAFRVPGFSEVFSLVRDTNLASMNVAIRSGMTVRGRFVKHYKGADMPHYVFSVRRDGRGDPNTGVKYAIVDVPADSMKSTCPTPPSSAVPPKTCFSS, from the coding sequence ATGGCCGCCTGGGACGGCGCATGGAGCGAGGAGGATAACCTTGCCGGACTTCAAAAACAATTAAATCACTACGCTGAACATGGTTTCGGACGGTGGGCGGTCGTGTTGAAAGAAACAAATGTTGTTATCGGAATTTGCGGTTTACAGTATTGCGAAACTGACAGAGAGAATGTTCCGGAGATAGGCTATCTGTTTAATCGGCGTTACTGGCGCAAAGGCTATGCCACCGAAGCCGCTGTCGCTGTTCGAGAGTACGCCTTTCGTGTTCCTGGATTCAGCGAGGTGTTTTCGCTTGTCCGAGACACGAATCTCGCTTCCATGAACGTGGCCATACGCAGCGGAATGACCGTGAGAGGCCGGTTTGTAAAGCATTATAAGGGTGCAGATATGCCGCATTACGTGTTTTCTGTAAGGAGAGACGGCAGGGGCGACCCCAATACAGGCGTGAAGTATGCCATTGTGGATGTGCCCGCAGACAGCATGAAATCTACCTGTCCGACCCCGCCGTCTTCAGCCGTTCCGCCAAAAACGTGTTTCTCTTCGTGA
- a CDS encoding ATP-dependent RecD-like DNA helicase, giving the protein MDQLRCIVERITYTNEQNGFTVLKVRAKGHSDLVPVVGCMAAVNVGSVLLVSGEWKTDSKYGLQFAASSWEEKLPATVAGIERYLGSGLVRGIGPKFARRIVEKFGVNTLDLIEQAPDRLIEVEGIGEKRIAFIKKAWDEQKEIKNVMLFLQEHQVSTAHAVKIFKTYGAESIRTVRDNPYKLADDIWGIGFRTADTIAMKMGFDKEGYPRLRSGLMYTLSEASNDGHCFLPRADLLEKASVMLEADEARLGSAVENMLTEGDVQLEEPDKIYLMPFYHSERGVSQRIASIMATLPLFRADIPQIEAKGKNGIVYDEVQKEAIRLALQSKVMILTGGPGTGKTTTTKGIIAAFAALGGEILLCAPTGRAAKRLSETTGREAKTIHRMLGYNPLSGYERNADNPLEGHALIVDESSMIDVILMYNLLKAVPDCMTVVFVGDADQLPSVGAGNVLLDMIGSGVIPVVRLQTIYRQAQASDIVMNAHRVNRGEFPQLNKGKRTDFFFIEESEPEKIPELIGDLCARRLPRYFRVDPVLGVQVLTPMQRSATGAAALNAMLQEKLNPDGESLRRGGTEYRTGDKVMQIRNNYEKGVFNGDIGTIEKVDPEERELTVLFDETPVGYDVSELDELVLAYATTIHKAQGSEYPIVVMPFTMQHFIMLQRNLLYTGITRAKKALVLVGTKKAIGCAVRNNTVTKRNTFLAERLKTAGSDR; this is encoded by the coding sequence ATGGATCAGCTTCGTTGCATAGTCGAGCGTATAACCTACACCAACGAGCAAAACGGGTTTACCGTCCTGAAAGTGCGGGCGAAGGGCCACAGCGACCTTGTGCCCGTGGTCGGCTGCATGGCGGCGGTAAACGTCGGGTCGGTGCTTCTGGTCTCCGGCGAGTGGAAAACCGATTCCAAATACGGCCTTCAGTTTGCTGCGTCCTCATGGGAGGAAAAACTTCCGGCGACCGTCGCGGGTATTGAGCGATACCTGGGCAGCGGGCTCGTCAGGGGCATCGGGCCGAAGTTCGCCAGGCGAATCGTGGAGAAGTTCGGCGTGAACACGCTCGACCTGATCGAACAAGCCCCGGACAGGCTCATCGAGGTGGAGGGCATAGGAGAGAAGCGCATAGCGTTCATCAAAAAGGCATGGGACGAGCAGAAAGAAATCAAAAACGTCATGCTTTTCCTCCAGGAACATCAGGTCAGCACTGCGCACGCGGTGAAAATATTCAAAACATACGGCGCCGAAAGCATCCGGACGGTCAGAGACAATCCCTATAAGCTGGCCGACGATATTTGGGGCATCGGCTTCAGAACAGCCGATACGATAGCGATGAAAATGGGGTTCGATAAAGAAGGGTACCCAAGGCTCCGAAGCGGGTTGATGTATACCCTGAGCGAAGCGTCCAACGATGGGCATTGTTTTCTGCCCCGCGCCGATCTGCTGGAAAAAGCGTCCGTCATGCTGGAAGCGGACGAGGCGCGGCTCGGCTCCGCCGTCGAAAACATGCTGACGGAAGGAGACGTTCAACTGGAGGAACCGGACAAAATATATCTCATGCCCTTTTACCACAGCGAACGGGGCGTCAGTCAAAGGATCGCGAGCATCATGGCGACTCTGCCCCTGTTCCGGGCCGATATTCCGCAAATTGAAGCAAAAGGGAAAAACGGCATCGTCTACGATGAGGTTCAGAAAGAAGCCATCCGGCTGGCGCTTCAGTCGAAAGTCATGATCCTGACCGGAGGACCGGGCACAGGCAAGACCACCACCACAAAGGGTATTATCGCCGCTTTTGCCGCTCTGGGCGGTGAAATTCTGCTCTGCGCTCCCACAGGCCGGGCGGCGAAGCGCCTTTCCGAAACCACCGGCAGGGAAGCAAAGACGATTCACCGGATGCTCGGCTATAACCCCCTGTCCGGTTACGAAAGAAACGCGGACAATCCGCTTGAGGGCCACGCGCTCATCGTGGACGAGTCCAGCATGATCGACGTCATCCTGATGTACAATCTGCTCAAAGCCGTGCCGGACTGTATGACCGTCGTCTTCGTCGGAGACGCGGACCAGCTTCCCTCTGTGGGGGCCGGAAACGTGCTTCTGGACATGATCGGTTCCGGCGTCATTCCTGTGGTGCGTCTTCAGACGATCTACCGTCAGGCTCAGGCCTCCGACATCGTGATGAACGCGCACAGGGTCAATCGTGGAGAATTTCCGCAGCTCAACAAAGGGAAGCGCACGGATTTCTTTTTCATTGAGGAAAGCGAGCCGGAGAAGATACCGGAACTGATCGGCGACCTGTGCGCCCGACGTCTGCCCCGTTATTTTCGCGTCGATCCCGTCCTCGGCGTCCAGGTTCTCACGCCCATGCAGCGCAGCGCGACCGGCGCGGCCGCTCTGAACGCCATGCTTCAGGAAAAGCTCAACCCCGACGGGGAAAGCCTTCGGCGCGGCGGCACGGAATACCGAACAGGCGATAAGGTCATGCAAATCCGGAACAACTACGAGAAAGGCGTGTTCAACGGCGACATCGGAACCATTGAAAAAGTCGATCCGGAGGAAAGGGAGCTCACGGTTCTCTTCGACGAAACGCCCGTTGGCTATGACGTGTCGGAGCTGGACGAGCTTGTCCTTGCCTACGCCACCACCATCCACAAGGCGCAGGGCAGCGAATATCCCATCGTGGTCATGCCTTTCACCATGCAGCATTTCATTATGCTCCAGCGCAATCTGCTGTACACGGGGATCACCCGCGCGAAGAAAGCTCTGGTTCTGGTCGGGACAAAAAAAGCCATTGGCTGTGCCGTCCGCAACAACACAGTCACGAAGAGAAACACGTTTTTGGCGGAACGGCTGAAGACGGCGGGGTCGGACAGGTAG